The genomic window CAAATTATGCAGCAGCAAAAGCTGGAATTCTTGGATTTACAAAATCTTTAGCAAGAGAAATTGCTTCAAGAGGAATAACTGCAAATGCTATTGCACCAGGATTTATAGAAAGTGATATGACAGATGTTGTGCCAGAAAAAATAAAAGAAATGGTAAAGAATAATATACCGTTAAAAGAATTTGGTAAACCAGAAGATATAGCAGAAGCAGTAGGATTTTTAGCATCACCAGGAGCAAGATATATGACAGGGCAAGTTCTTAGTGTTGATGGTGGAATGTATATGTAGTAATTAGTTAACAGTAACCAGTTGGAAGATACCAGTGACTAGTGACCAGATAGAAGTTGATTTGAATTTCTGGTTACTGGTATTTGTCTGTACTTTTACTAGCTTAAAGGAGTAAATTAGGAATTAAAATAAACGGATTGAAGAGGAGTGAATTAAGGTGAAAAATAGAGTTGTAATTACAGGAATAGGGGCAGTTACTCCTATAGGAAATAATGTTAGCACTTTTTGGAATAATATAAAAGAAGGTGTATGTGGAGTAAATGAGATAACAGCTTTTGATACAGCAGATTACAAAGTTAAATTAGCTGCAGAAGTTAAAGATTTTAAAGCTGAAGATCATATGGATAAAAGAGACGCTAGAAGAATGGATAGATTTTGTCAATTCGCTATAGCAGCAGCTGATGAGGCTGTAAAATGCTCTACGCTTAATCTTAATGAAATTGACTCAGAAAGATTTGGTGTAATAGTTGGTTCAGGAATTGGAGGAATAATTACTATAGAAGAACAGCATAAAAAACTTTTAGAGAAGGGACCGAAGAGAGTATCTCCTTTCTTCATACCTATGATAATAAGTAATATGGCAGCTGGAAATATTGCAATTAAATATGGTGCTAAAGGAATATGTACTACGATAGTAACAGCTTGTGCTACAGGCACACATGCCATTGGGGAAGCCTTCCACAATATTAGAAATGGATTATCTGACATTATTATAGCTGGAGGTGCTGAAGCATCAATTACTCCTCTAGCAGTAGCTGGGTTTGAATCTCTTACAGCATTAAGTACAAGTACGGATTTGAACAGAGCGTCTATACCTTTTGATAAAGAGCGTGATGGATTTGTTATGGGGGAGGGAGCAGGAATATTAGTATTAGAGTCTCTCGAACATGCATTAAAAAGAGGAGCAAAGATATATGGAGAAGTTGTTGGTTATGGAGCAACTTGTGATGCTCACCATATGACAGCGCCAGCACCAGGTGGAGAAGGTGGAGCAAGAGCTATAAAGATTGCTATCTCTGATGCTGGAATTAAATCAGAGGATTTGTCTTATATTAATGCTCACGGAACAAGTACTCCATATAATGACAAATTTGAAACAGAAGCAATAAAGAGTGTACTTGGTGAAAAAGCTTATAACATACCAGTAAGTTCAACGAAATCCATGACAGGACATTTACTTGGAGCAGCAGGAGCTATAGAGGCAGTTATTTGCACTAAAGCCCTAGAAGAAGGGTTTGTACCACCAACTATAGGACTTAATGTAAAAGATGAGGAATGTGATTTAGATTATGTTCCAAACAAAGGAAGAAAGCAAGAGTTAGAATATGCTCTTTCTAATTCTCTAGGATTTGGTGGACATAATGCGTCAATAATAATAAAGAAATGGAATGAGAGGTAGGATTATGGATTATAGAGATATTAAAGATATAATAAAATTAATGAGTGAATCTAGACTTACTTCTTTAGAAATAGAGACTGAAGAAATCAGTATAAAAATGAAAAAAACACTGGAAAATGAAGGTGTACCAGTAATAAAAGAAAATCAAAACGATATAAACAAAAATGAAATTATGCAAGAAATAAGTTTAGAAAATTCAAATTTAGCTATAGAAAAGCAAGAAGAGTCTTTACCACAAAGTATAATTAGTGATAATATTATAACTATAAAATCTCCTATTGTAGGAACTTATTATAGCTCACCAGCTCCAGGTGAAGAGAACTTTGTAAAAGAGGGTAGCAAGGTTCAAAAAGGTGAAACTCTTTGTATAATAGAAGCTATGAAACTTATGAATGAAATAGAAGCAGAAGATGATTATGAAATTGTACAAATATTAGTAAAAAATGAAGATATGGTTGAATATGGTCAGCCAATATTCAATGTAAAAAAGATTTAGAGGAGAGAAAACTTATGTCATTAAGTATAAAAGAAATACAAGAGATTTTACCACATAGATATCCTTTTTTACTGGTAGATAAAATAGAGGAAATAGAAGAAGGTCAAAGGGCTGTTGGATATAAAAATGTAACTATGAATGAATATTTTTTTCAAGGACATTTTCCACAAGAGCCAGTTATGCCAGGAGTGTTAATTGTAGAGGCGCTTGCTCAAGTAGGTGCTGTAGCTCTTTTAAGTAAAGAAGAATTTAAAGGAAAGATAGCTTATTTTGGGGGCATAAACAAAGCTAAATTCAGAAGAAAAGTCATTCCAGGAGATGTTCTTAAATTAGAGATAGAAATAATTAAGATGAAGGGTCCTGCTGGAATAGGAAAAGGTATAGCTACAGTTAACGGAGAAAAAGCTTGTGAAGCTGAATTAATGTTTGCAATAGGTAAGTAATGAAAGGAATTTCAGTGCACTGAAATTTTAGGGGTAGGTGGAAAAATGTTTAATAAAATTTTGATAGCCAATCGTGGCGAAATTGCTGTTAGGGTAATTAGAGCTTGCAGGGAAATGGGAATAGAAACTGTAGCAGTATATTCTGAAGTAGATAGAAATGCTCTCCATGTTCAAATGGCAGATGAAGCAGTTTGTATAGGACCTGGTAAAGCACAGGACAGTTATCTTAACATGCAGAATATAATAAGTGCGACTGTATTAACTGGAGCACAAGCTATTCACCCAGGGTTTGGTTTTTTATCTGAAAACAGCAAATTTGCTCAAATGTGTAAAGAATGTAATATAACTTTCATAGGGCCAGATGCTGAAACTATAGACAGTATGGGTAATAAGTCAAAAGCTAGGGAAATAATGATAAAGTCAGGAGTTCCTGTAATTCCTGGAACAGAGGGAAGCATAGAAACTGTAGAAGATGCTTTAAAAGAAGCAGACAGAATTGGATATCCTGTTATGGTAAAGGCTTCAGCTGGAGGCGGTGGAAGAGGCATAAGAATTGTAAGAGCTAAGGAAGAATTAAAAAAGGCTTTTGAAACAGCTAAGTCAGAAGCAAAAGTAGCCTTTGGTGACGATACAATGTATATTGAAAAGTTTATTGAAAAACCTCGTCATATAGAGTTTCAAATTTTAGCAGATAATTATGGAAATGTTATTCATCTATGTGAAAGGGATTGCTCTATACAAAGAAGAAATCAGAAGGTTTTAGAGGAAGCTCCTAGTCCTGTTATGTCACATCAACTTAGAAAAAAGATGGGTGAAGTTGCGGTTAAAGCAGCAAAATCCGTTAATTATAAGAGTGTAGGAACAATAGAATTTTTGGTAGATAAGGATTTTAATTTTTATTTCATGGAAATGAATACAAGAATACAAGTAGAACATCCAATCACAGAAATGATAACAAGAGTAGATTTAGTGAAAGAGCAGATAAGAATTTCCGCAGGAGAAAAGCTTGAATTTTCGCAAGAAGATATAGATGTTAAGGGACATTCTATAGAATGCAGAATTAATGCAGAAAATCCTAAAAAAGGGTTTAGACCTTCACCAGGAACTATAACTTTAGAACATTTACCAGGGGGAAGTGGAGTTAGAATAGACAGTTCTATATACCAAGGGTATACTATACCTCCTACTTATGATTCTATGGTTGCTAAGTTAATAGTGCATGGCACAGATAGAAAAGAAGCTATAAGCAAGATGAAGAGAGCACTTGAAGAATTTCTTGTAGATGGAATAGATACAAATATAGAATTCCAGTTAAACATACTATACAATGAGAGTTTTCAAAAAGGAGATTATGATACTGGATTTATCCAAAGCAACCAAGATACGTTGTTTTAAGGTAGGTGAACATCATGTTTAAATTTAGACCAGTTTTTAAAAAGAGAAAATATATAACTTTAAAAAATACTATGGATAAAGTTGAGGATAAAAAGGAAGTAGTGCCCAACATTCCTGGTGGTATGTGGATTAAGTGTGATACCTGTGGAAATATAATGTATAAAAAAGATTTTGAGGATAATGCTAAAGTTTGTACATCTTGTGGTAAGTACTATAGAATGAGTGCTAAAGAAAGAATTGAATTAGTTATAGATACAGGAACTTTTAGAGAGATAGATAGAGATTTAAAAACTGTAAATCCATTAGATTTTCCACAATATGAAGATAAAGTTAAAAAGTCAAAAGAGCAAACAGGGTTAGAGGAAGGCTTTGTAGTTGGATATGGTAAGATATATGGAAAAGATGTTGTAATAGGAGTTATGGACAGCAATTTTATGATGGGAAGTATGGGATCTGTAGTTGGTGAAAAAATAACAAGAGCTATAGAAAAAGCTACAGAAGAAAGGCTTCCAATAATTATTTTTACTGCTTCAGGTGGGGCTAGAATGCAAGAAGGAATGTACTCACTTATGCAAATGGCAAAAACAAGTGCGGCGGTAGGAAGGCATAGTCAGGCAGGGCTTCTATACATACCTATACTTACTGATCCTACAACAGGAGGGGTTACAGCTAGTTTTGCTATGCTTGGAGATATAATATTATCAGAACCTGGAACAATAATTGGGTTCGCTGGAAGAAGGGTTATAGAGCAAACTATAAGACAAAAACTTCCTGATGATTTTCAGAAGGCAGAGTTTTTATTAGAGCATGGATTTTTAGATAAGATAGTTGAGAGAAAACAGATTAAAAAGACCTTATATAAAATTGTCGATATGCACTAGGAAGAGGTGGTGTTAGGTTATGCTAGAGTGTGAGAAAAAAATTAAAGAGCTTGCTAAAAAAATAGAGGAGTTAGTTAAGTTTTCTAAAGAAAAAAATGTGGATTTATCTTCTGAAATTAATAAATTAGAGAATGAACTTCAGGAACTTAAAAACGAAGCTTATAAAAATCTAACTCCTTTAGATAAATTAACATTGGCTAGAGTTTTAGAACGTCCAACCTCTCTTGATTATATACAAGGAATTTTTGATTCATTTATAGAACTTCATGGAGATAGGTATTACAAAGATGATCCTGCAATTATAGGGGGACTTGCAAAGTTAAATGGAATGCCTGTTACAGTTATAGGGCAGCAAAAAGGAAGAAATGTTAAAGAAAATATTAAAAGAAATTTTGGAATGCCAAATCCAGAAGGGTATAGAAAAGCATTAAGGTTAATGAAGCAAGCTGAAAAATTTAAAAGACCAGTAATTTGTTTTATAGATACACCAGGAGCTTTCCCAGGTATGGGTGCAGAAGAAAGAGGGCAAGGAGAAGCTATTGCAAAGAATTTAATGGATATGGCTAGCTTAAAAACCCCAATAATTTCTATAGTTATAGGTGAAGGGGGAAGTGGAGGAGCCTTAGCTTTGTCTTTAGGTGATGAGATATGGATGCTAGAGCATTCAGTATATTCAGTTCTTTCACCAGAAGGATTTGCAAGCATTCTTTGGAAGGATGCTTCAAGAGTAAAAGAGGCAGCATCTATTATGAAAATTACAGCCCAAGATTTAAAAGAGTATGGAATTATAGATAAAATAATAGAAGAACCTCAAGGTGGAGCTCATAAAAATCCTAATGAAATAATTTCAACAGTAAAAGAGTATTTACTTAGAGTACCATTTAAAGAAAGACTAGGAAATGTTGAAGAAATTTTAAATAAAAGGTATGATAAATTTAGAAATATAGGAGGATTTTTAGAATAAAATTGCGTTGATGAAATTTTATTCTAGGTACTAGGCTAAAGGCACTATGTACTAGATAATGTTGATTTTCTTCCTAATGTCATAAAATCTTTCAATTAAGAAAAAGAAAAGGACTATAATAAAAAATCAATTTTTTATTATAGTCCTTGTTTGTGTTTTAAACCTAGTACTTAGTATATGTCCCCTAGAAAAATGTTGCATTGCAATATTTTTAAGCAGCAGCATCTGTACTAGAGAATCTTTGGCTGTAAACAAATTTTAATAGTATAGGTGTTATAAGTGTAGTTATAATAACAACTGATATAACGGGGGCAAAGAATTGCTTGTTTAGAATTCCAATAGCAGCTCCTTTGTTTGCAACAATTAATGCTACTTCACCTCTTGAAATCATCCCAACACCAATTTGTAAACAATTATTTTTATCATAGCCACATATTTTAGCACCTAAACCGCAACCTATAACTTTAGTTAAAATAGCTACAAGTGTTAGTATTAAAGTAAATATTAACATAGAACTATTATCAGTGGTTAATGTCATATTTATTCCTATACTTGCGAAAAAGATTGGAGATAGTAAAAGGAAAGAAACATTTTCAATCTTCTTTTTAACATAATTTGAGTACATTGTATTAGAAATTACTACTCCAGCAATGTAAGCACCAGTAATATCAGCTACACCAAAATATTCTTCTGCAATAAAAGCCATAATTAAACAAAAAGAAAAGGCAAATAAAGCAATTCTACGTTTTAAACCAATACGATCACTTATAAGAGAGAAAAGTTTTCTGAATAAGAGACCTATAAGCGTAGCAACTAAGAAAAAAGCTGCTATTTTTAATAACACAATGCTTATATTGACAGATGAATCTGTAGTACTTGTTATTAGAGTTAGAAGTATTATACCTAAAATATCATCTATAATTGCAGCACCTAGTATTGCAAAGCCTGAGCTAGTTTTTAATTTCCCAAGCTCTTGAAGAGTTTCTACAGTAATACTTACAGAGGTAGCTGTTAGAATGACTCCTATAAATATATTTTGTAGTAAATCTTTACTAGGTAAATTGAACAAAATTTTTCCGTCATTGAAGAAACTCGCAGCTATAAAACCACCTAATAGGGGAACAATAACTCCTATAAGGGCAATAACAAAAGATGCTTTTCCACATTTTTTTAGTTCTTTAAAATCTGTTTCTAAACCAGCTTGAAACATTAATACAATAACACCAAGTTCAGCCATTTTAGATATAAAATCTGTTTCGTGAACAATACCTAAAAATGATGGCCCTAGAATAATACCAGCTAATAATGCACCAACCACTTGAGGCATCTTAATTCTTCTAGTAAATAATCCTAAAATTTTAGTGCTTAATAGAATTATAGCTAGGTCTAACAAAAAATGAATAGATAACATGATGGAATTCCCCCTGTAAATAGTAATAAAGGATATATTAAAATCATCTAAAAATAATAAATATTCTGAAATCAAAATAATTATAGCACTTACACAGGAAAAGTAAACAATAAAAGTAAAAATATAGATAAAGAGTAAAGAGGAATAAATATAAAAATATGTTGAATAAATATAAGAATAGATGTATAATAATACAAAGAAATAAATTCGGATTTAGGGGGAAATATGTATGATTAAGAATAAGAAATTTAAAGCCATAATATTTTCAATGATATTATGTTTAGCTGCTGGTTTTACAGGATGCGGCAAAAAAGCTGAGGCTCCTTCAGCAGACAATAAACAAAAAGTAGAGAATAAATCAGAAGGTGGAGAAGTTGATAGAATAAAAAAATCTGGTAAATTAGTTCTTGGAACTTGTGCAGATTATCCACCATATGAATTCCATAAGAAAGTAAATGGAAAAGATGAAATTATTGGTTTTGACATTGAAATAGCTAAAGAGATAGCTAAAGATCTTGGCGTTAAATTAGAAATAAAAGATATGGGATTTGATGGACTTATACCATCACTTCAAACAGGTAAAGTGGATCTTTTAATATCTGGAATGACACCAGATGAAAAAAGAAAGAAGGAAGTTGACTTTACAAAATTATATTATAAAGCAGAACAAGCTATAATGATTAGAACTGCAGATAAAGATAAATTTAAGAGTTTAGATGATTTTACAGGTAAGAAAATAGGAGCTCAAAAGGCATCAATTCAAGATGAAATTGCAAAAAAACAAATTAAAAATGCTAGTATAGTTTCATTAAGTAAGGTTACAGATTTAACATTATCTCTTAAAACTAAGAGATGTGATGCAATAGTTGTAGAAGGACCTGTTGCAAAATCTTATGCAGCTAAAAATTCTGATATAATGGTAGCGAATGTTAAAGTGGATAATATAGGAGAAGGTGCAGCAATAGCTGTTAAAAAAGGAAGTAATGATTTAGTAGAACTTATGAATAAAACTATAGACAAATTAACTTCTGAGGGTAAAATAGATGCTTTTGTTATAAAAGCAAATGAAATGGTTGAATAAATTGCTTGAATATAAATTTTAATAATTATTTAAAAAAGAATTTTTGTTTAAGACATATGACAAAAGATAATGACGAAATGTCATTATCTTTTGTTGAGTTAAATAAATTATAGTTATAAAATAGGAGGAATATTTAGTGGATTTTTCATATTTATTAGAATATAATAGCTTCTTTTTTAAGGGCGCAGCTATTACTATATTTTTATCATTTTTCACAGTAATTTTTGGAGCTTTATTTGGAACAGGTTTTGCTTTAATGAAGCTTTCAAAAAATAAAATTTTAAAAGGAATTTCTTCTGTATTTATAGAAATAGTTAGAGGTACTCCTTTATTAGTACAGTTATATATTCTTTTTTATGGTCTTCCTTTAATGGGAATAAATTTACCAGAAATAAATGCTTTTGGAACAAATTTTACTGATTTTATAGCAGGTATTTTAGCTTTAACGATAAATAGTACTGCATATGTAGCAGAAATTATTAGGGGTGGTATACAATCTATAGATAAAGGACAAATGGAGGCAGCTAGATCATTAGGTATGGGACATAAAATGGCTATGAGCCACATTGTTATTCCTCAAGCAGTAAAAAATATTTTACCTGCACTAGGTAATGAATTTATAACTGTAATTAAAGAATCAGCAATAGTTTCTGTAATCGGAATTCATGAAATAATGTTTAATGCTCAGTTAGTAACAGGAGTAACATTTAAGCCAATAAGTCCATATATTTTTGCTGCTTTAATATACTTTGTTTTAACATTCGGACTATCAAAATTAATAGGCAAATTTGAAAGGAAGATGAAGATTAGTGATTAAGGTAAATAAATTGCATAAAAAATTTAAAGATATACATGTTTTAAAGGGAATAGATGCTCATATAAAAAAAGGTGAAGTTGTAGTTGTTATTGGGCCATCAGGTTCAGGTAAAAGTACCTTCTTAAGATGTTTAAACCTTTTAGAAGAGCCAACAGAGGGTGAAATAATTTTTGAAGGACAATCAATAACGGATAAAGGAGTAAATATTAATAAGCTAAGAGAAAAGATGGGGATGGTATTCCAACAATTCAACCTTTTTCCTCACTTAAGTGTTTTAAGTAACATTACTATAGCTCCTATGAAGGTTAAGAATATGTCAAAGGAAGAGGCAGAAAAGAAAGCGTTAGAATTATTAGATAGAGTAGGACTTAAGGACAAGGCAAATGTATATCCTAAACAGCTTTCAGGTGGTCAAAAGCAAAGAATAGCAATAGCAAGAGCATTAGCGATGTCACCGGATGTTATGCTTTTTGATGAACCAACTTCAGCGTTAGATCCTGAAATGGTTGGAGAAGTTTTAGAAGTTATGAAAGAACTTGCAAAAGAAGGAATGACAATGGTAGTAGTAACTCATGAAATGGGATTTGCAAGAGAAGTTGCTGATAGAGTATTCTTTATGGATGGAGGAGTTATTTCAGAGGAAGGTACTCCACAAGAAATATTTAGCAATCCGAAAAATGATAGAACTAAAGACTTCTTAAGTAAAGTACTTTAGATAGTAATCAGTAACTAGATACTAGGTATAAAAGATAATTGCTAGTTGCTAATAGTTAAAAGAGCAATAAAAGCTTTTATATAAATTAATTAGAGATTAGTGATTAGAAGCTAGGTAGAGTATAAGTTTTAATTATAAGTTAATAATTGAGGAGGTTTTTCTTAGGAAAGGCCTCTTTTTAGTTTATATTTTGGATTACATGGGTTAAATAAAAGGCAAGGAAAATCATAATAGAAAATAAAATTTAATTTTTGTGTTTTAAGAGGTTGTCCGTTGGCATAAAATAGAGGAATAGAATATATTTATATACTAGATATTAATATTAATTAAGGGACGCCTATGTTAGAGAATGGTATTGAAAGAGATTTAATGAGTGATTCCAACTTAAACTATGATAGAAAAGCAGCTAAAGAATATGCTGAAAATTATGGATTAACACCTAATAGAAAAGAGTACCCTTATTTTAAAGATAATGATTGTGCTAATTTTGTATCTCAGGTTTTAAGGGCAGGAGGAATGGATGAGGAA from Clostridium sp. MB40-C1 includes these protein-coding regions:
- the fabF gene encoding beta-ketoacyl-ACP synthase II; the protein is MKNRVVITGIGAVTPIGNNVSTFWNNIKEGVCGVNEITAFDTADYKVKLAAEVKDFKAEDHMDKRDARRMDRFCQFAIAAADEAVKCSTLNLNEIDSERFGVIVGSGIGGIITIEEQHKKLLEKGPKRVSPFFIPMIISNMAAGNIAIKYGAKGICTTIVTACATGTHAIGEAFHNIRNGLSDIIIAGGAEASITPLAVAGFESLTALSTSTDLNRASIPFDKERDGFVMGEGAGILVLESLEHALKRGAKIYGEVVGYGATCDAHHMTAPAPGGEGGARAIKIAISDAGIKSEDLSYINAHGTSTPYNDKFETEAIKSVLGEKAYNIPVSSTKSMTGHLLGAAGAIEAVICTKALEEGFVPPTIGLNVKDEECDLDYVPNKGRKQELEYALSNSLGFGGHNASIIIKKWNER
- the accB gene encoding acetyl-CoA carboxylase biotin carboxyl carrier protein, which produces MDYRDIKDIIKLMSESRLTSLEIETEEISIKMKKTLENEGVPVIKENQNDINKNEIMQEISLENSNLAIEKQEESLPQSIISDNIITIKSPIVGTYYSSPAPGEENFVKEGSKVQKGETLCIIEAMKLMNEIEAEDDYEIVQILVKNEDMVEYGQPIFNVKKI
- the fabZ gene encoding 3-hydroxyacyl-ACP dehydratase FabZ; this encodes MSLSIKEIQEILPHRYPFLLVDKIEEIEEGQRAVGYKNVTMNEYFFQGHFPQEPVMPGVLIVEALAQVGAVALLSKEEFKGKIAYFGGINKAKFRRKVIPGDVLKLEIEIIKMKGPAGIGKGIATVNGEKACEAELMFAIGK
- a CDS encoding acetyl-CoA carboxylase biotin carboxylase subunit: MFNKILIANRGEIAVRVIRACREMGIETVAVYSEVDRNALHVQMADEAVCIGPGKAQDSYLNMQNIISATVLTGAQAIHPGFGFLSENSKFAQMCKECNITFIGPDAETIDSMGNKSKAREIMIKSGVPVIPGTEGSIETVEDALKEADRIGYPVMVKASAGGGGRGIRIVRAKEELKKAFETAKSEAKVAFGDDTMYIEKFIEKPRHIEFQILADNYGNVIHLCERDCSIQRRNQKVLEEAPSPVMSHQLRKKMGEVAVKAAKSVNYKSVGTIEFLVDKDFNFYFMEMNTRIQVEHPITEMITRVDLVKEQIRISAGEKLEFSQEDIDVKGHSIECRINAENPKKGFRPSPGTITLEHLPGGSGVRIDSSIYQGYTIPPTYDSMVAKLIVHGTDRKEAISKMKRALEEFLVDGIDTNIEFQLNILYNESFQKGDYDTGFIQSNQDTLF
- the accD gene encoding acetyl-CoA carboxylase, carboxyltransferase subunit beta gives rise to the protein MFKFRPVFKKRKYITLKNTMDKVEDKKEVVPNIPGGMWIKCDTCGNIMYKKDFEDNAKVCTSCGKYYRMSAKERIELVIDTGTFREIDRDLKTVNPLDFPQYEDKVKKSKEQTGLEEGFVVGYGKIYGKDVVIGVMDSNFMMGSMGSVVGEKITRAIEKATEERLPIIIFTASGGARMQEGMYSLMQMAKTSAAVGRHSQAGLLYIPILTDPTTGGVTASFAMLGDIILSEPGTIIGFAGRRVIEQTIRQKLPDDFQKAEFLLEHGFLDKIVERKQIKKTLYKIVDMH
- a CDS encoding acetyl-CoA carboxylase carboxyltransferase subunit alpha, translating into MLECEKKIKELAKKIEELVKFSKEKNVDLSSEINKLENELQELKNEAYKNLTPLDKLTLARVLERPTSLDYIQGIFDSFIELHGDRYYKDDPAIIGGLAKLNGMPVTVIGQQKGRNVKENIKRNFGMPNPEGYRKALRLMKQAEKFKRPVICFIDTPGAFPGMGAEERGQGEAIAKNLMDMASLKTPIISIVIGEGGSGGALALSLGDEIWMLEHSVYSVLSPEGFASILWKDASRVKEAASIMKITAQDLKEYGIIDKIIEEPQGGAHKNPNEIISTVKEYLLRVPFKERLGNVEEILNKRYDKFRNIGGFLE
- a CDS encoding cation:proton antiporter, which translates into the protein MLSIHFLLDLAIILLSTKILGLFTRRIKMPQVVGALLAGIILGPSFLGIVHETDFISKMAELGVIVLMFQAGLETDFKELKKCGKASFVIALIGVIVPLLGGFIAASFFNDGKILFNLPSKDLLQNIFIGVILTATSVSITVETLQELGKLKTSSGFAILGAAIIDDILGIILLTLITSTTDSSVNISIVLLKIAAFFLVATLIGLLFRKLFSLISDRIGLKRRIALFAFSFCLIMAFIAEEYFGVADITGAYIAGVVISNTMYSNYVKKKIENVSFLLLSPIFFASIGINMTLTTDNSSMLIFTLILTLVAILTKVIGCGLGAKICGYDKNNCLQIGVGMISRGEVALIVANKGAAIGILNKQFFAPVISVVIITTLITPILLKFVYSQRFSSTDAAA
- a CDS encoding ABC transporter substrate-binding protein; translation: MIKNKKFKAIIFSMILCLAAGFTGCGKKAEAPSADNKQKVENKSEGGEVDRIKKSGKLVLGTCADYPPYEFHKKVNGKDEIIGFDIEIAKEIAKDLGVKLEIKDMGFDGLIPSLQTGKVDLLISGMTPDEKRKKEVDFTKLYYKAEQAIMIRTADKDKFKSLDDFTGKKIGAQKASIQDEIAKKQIKNASIVSLSKVTDLTLSLKTKRCDAIVVEGPVAKSYAAKNSDIMVANVKVDNIGEGAAIAVKKGSNDLVELMNKTIDKLTSEGKIDAFVIKANEMVE
- a CDS encoding amino acid ABC transporter permease encodes the protein MDFSYLLEYNSFFFKGAAITIFLSFFTVIFGALFGTGFALMKLSKNKILKGISSVFIEIVRGTPLLVQLYILFYGLPLMGINLPEINAFGTNFTDFIAGILALTINSTAYVAEIIRGGIQSIDKGQMEAARSLGMGHKMAMSHIVIPQAVKNILPALGNEFITVIKESAIVSVIGIHEIMFNAQLVTGVTFKPISPYIFAALIYFVLTFGLSKLIGKFERKMKISD
- a CDS encoding amino acid ABC transporter ATP-binding protein is translated as MIKVNKLHKKFKDIHVLKGIDAHIKKGEVVVVIGPSGSGKSTFLRCLNLLEEPTEGEIIFEGQSITDKGVNINKLREKMGMVFQQFNLFPHLSVLSNITIAPMKVKNMSKEEAEKKALELLDRVGLKDKANVYPKQLSGGQKQRIAIARALAMSPDVMLFDEPTSALDPEMVGEVLEVMKELAKEGMTMVVVTHEMGFAREVADRVFFMDGGVISEEGTPQEIFSNPKNDRTKDFLSKVL